The genomic window CCAACAGAAAGGCCCAAACAAGACTCCCGTGGCAGCTATCTGCCTGACCAGCCTGCTGAGCATGGCCTTCGTTTTCATCGGCCAGGTCAACGTGCTGGCACCCATCGTCACCATCAACTTCATGCTCACCTACAGCTTCATTGACTACTCCTACTTCTGCGTCTTCATGACCTTCCAGTTGAAGAATCAAGACAAAAGCAGCCAACGGAGATTCACCAAACAGATGTCCGAGCCTTTGATTGACACCGCGGCGACTGGTTATGGTAGTGGAGAGGGAAGTCCACAAAGGAAGGACACTTTGATGGAGTTCACCAAGGACATGGATCGGATCTTTCCCTCGGCCTTCGATGAAGTTGCTGGAGCTGAGAAAACTTCAGACGGTGGGAGAAAGAGCAAGGAGGCCAAGCAGAAGCTGATGGACAGTTTTGGCTTGGACCCACAGCGCAATGTCTTTGCGAATAAACAAATTCAGCCACCTGAGGTGGAGAAAGCAGAAACCTGTCTTGGTGAACATCCATCGTCCGGCCAAAATCATATAGGTGCTTCATAGATGGAGATCAAACAATCCATTTCTAGGTCTcggtacatttatttgggttataGAGTGGATATCAAAAtcactttacattttttttcagccACTGGAGAAAAAGCAGAGCAGCACAATTTAGAAATCAAACCCAAGCCTGACTCAATCTACGCCAAATTTAGTAGCCACTGGATGGCTCTTCTTGGTGTAAGTTCTACACAAACATCATCTTTTTGCTCCCATCTGCTGTGAATGAATAATATGTGTGTTCTCTTTCAGGCTTTGAGCTCCCTGTTGATCATGTTTATCATTCATTGGCTTTATGCACTAGCAAACATAGTCGTTGCACTGCTGCTTTTCTTCTACATTGGCAAAACCAGCCCAGGACTACACAGAGGTGACGTTCACACTTGCATCATTCAGTCTGGCAGCTGCTGGGGCTCAATTCTCCCCCCCCAAATTTATTTTCAGGTGTTGCGGCTCGATTCAGTTTTCCTGCGTGGCTCAAATCAACATTCAACAGGATTTGCAGGTATCATTTGGTTTTGTTACcttgcattgatttattttttatttttttgcttcagtaaTGTCCTTCTAAATTTGAACATGAGTGACACATTCTTGCCTTTGTGCCAGGAGGACGGCGTCTCCCAGAGATGAAATTGTAGTGACACCATCTCTGTCAGGGGTCGGTATTAGAACTAAGCAGCTGACGGAGGAAAATGCCGACTTTGCGTCTCGCAGCCGCTATCACCAGTCCTCGTTCATCAAGAAGAACGTGATGTTGCAACCGCCTCATGGGTAACTTAAGCACAACCTCAGTTGTTGGAACTTAACTAGTTATTATTGCAGTGCATGTGAgttcatgcgtgtgtgtgagcgagAGGGCAAATCTATTCAATGAAGTTGAATCAAACAAGACAATTTTGTCCTCATGTGCAGAAGAACATCAAATAAGATTGTACCGTCACTGTTCAACTTGTTTACAGGACTATGTGTTCGAAACGAATTAAAAGGTTATACTCCAACAGTTATTGCTCATTTGGTGTTGAGATTAGAAACGGGAGGAAACCACATATCACATCAATCTTCAGATATCATAAAGTATGCACGCTATACTTAATGACGTCACTGCTGTCAGAGTGGATGCACATTGCCAAGACATGTCCTATGCTTCAACTAAATAAAGTATTTTGtgtcaaaatgacattttaagaATCTGAATGTGCTAAGTAGGAAGGACAACAAAAAAGTCATCAATTCCCTAAAATTGTAAAGCCAACTGTGAATTAATTCTAGTGACTATGACAACACAAGCAAGTGTAGGGAAcggaaataaaacatttgctcaAATCATCTTTAATTATTGACGTAGAGCATACAATCATTTATGTTAAGTGGTGATCCATGCACTTAGTACTCTGTTGATGTTTACAATCGGATGCGCGTGAGTTAGAGCGCGCCTGTGTGTGCGCCGagtaaaggaggaggaggagcccgcTGCTCCCGCTTACTCAGTGATAACAGGCTGCTGTCGCCTCGCCCCGGTTCGGTTCCCCCGCCGATCGGACCGGACATAAGGCCGATCTCTACCACGGGCTATGGAAGTTCCCTAAAAGGCGAGGCTTCCTCTGCCCCTCCATGCCCTCCTTCCCCGGGAGACCCGCGGGTCTGTCTTTCCTCGATTTCAGCGACCACCGCGCTGGCCTGGCTTCTTTGAAATTATGAAAACGTGGTCGCCGGAGCCCGTCCTCGCCTTGTTCCTGTGGGGGCTTGCGTTCAGTCTACCGCAGCCCATCGGGGCAGAGAGCCCCGTTAACAGCAGCCCGTATGCGGAGACGAGCGTCTTTTATTCCTCAAGTAGCACCAATGAGGCGAGCAACGCGGACTACGAGTTCACTTCCACTTCtcccaccagtgagagttcatcAGCCTCATCCCAAAAGGACCTGCTGCTGCTCACAAGCTCTGCGGGTAAGATGCGTCGCTCACTCTGTGGCCTACGTGACATTCTTTGCAGCCTCAATCTGTACTGCAAATCTCGCGCGCACTAGTATTCTAGAAATAAAATCTCAATAGCTCATTATATTATTACATTACTTCATTTGATCTTGACAATTAGAGTGCATCTTAGTACTTAGTGGTTCTTAAATTCTTAATGCCAAGCACCACCACAAAGACCACTATTAAAATACAGAAACATAGTCAGCCTAAGTGTTCATAAAAACATGATTTATAAATGCAAGCAGCTACAACAATATGCACAGTTTGATCATTAACACTGCTCTTAAATATAGCAAAAGACATCATTacaataatgattcagtttaccCTCCTGTCATGTTGCGGGTCAAATTGGTCCGCTGTCAAAGAATATAAGGTAGCTGTAACGTTGATTGTCATGAACTAAGtatgagttttgataaaagggatggggatagatggatggacttCAATAAAGCcgttaaaaacaaaattatttgATCGTTTGTTTCTCAGTTACATTCCTGACATAAATGCCTTTCTTGCTTTCTTTGTGACGATTTAAATCCTCAATGATTCAGTAGTTATTGGAAGGAATACAATAGAATAGATCTTGCCATCACCATGTGTCCAACATATGCTCTCTCAATACTCTAACTCAATGCTACTTTAGTCTGTTCTACAgtacatatatattatttaagTTTGCTAGCTTGCCATGATCACATGTGCTTGAGAATTTGTACACACCCAGACATCAACTTGAAGAGCATGTTTACTTTTTATGTATTTGCAGTAAATTTCTTAAATTCCAGGACTCACAATGACAGTACCAACAATAACATGACATGCAAACACAATTTACAATTGCTTTCTGACAACAGCCTGCCCCAAATCAACATCAGCATCTAAAATATTGTTTTGGTTTTGGCATTGTGTCAAAGAAAGGAACTCAGCTCCCAATTCCAGTGGTTAGTGGGTTTAAAAGTAATTCTTTGAACTGTGAAACCCAAATCCACGAGTGATAGTCTTCTGCCTTGTGCTCACTCAGCTTTAGGAAGGAAGCCACCGATCCCCAGCGGGGACATTGGCCGCCATATTTAGGCCTTCAAGCCTTTGTTCGAGTAGATAAGCCCGCCTACCAATTGTTCTCCACCCAGAATTGTTGCCTCTGCTCTGCAGCAGTGAAACTTCACACAGCATCATTGTGGATGGATGCGGTTTCCCTCACCGCTCCCTAGTGACGATTTGTAGAACTGCACCTATGTTGTTGCTGCGAAAATCTAGAGAATATACTTTTGCTTATAAAATCAGAACAAAATCTCTGTAGTGTGACATCATAATTCTTTTAGTGATAATAATATGAAATCCCTTCTCCGAATAGcaatgctgttttgtttttcctcaggcACTGAGCAAACACAAACTCTACGAGAACCAACTACCAGGTCACTGGAGACCGTCAGTGGCTCCACTGAGTTGTTCACGTCATCCCATGTCGGCACCTCCTCTGAGGCCAGCAGTAGCAGGAGAAACTGGAATGATGCCTTACAAACCCTAAACCTGCCTGATGTCTCCGCCGTTGTGTCCGACAAAACGATGTTGTCCTGGAGATCCACAGAGGACTCCAGCTTGCCGCAGGACAGTCCGGTTTCGCATCTCCGTTTAGGAGATGCTGTGTCCTCCCAGTCTCAAGTCCTCACAGACAGCATTTTCATCTCGACCACCATCAGCCGGGCAGGGGAGCGGACTCTGTTGTCTgtcacctcctcttcctctgacaacatctcctcctcctcagcctTTACCGAGAGCTCCAGCTCCCACCAACCCCCCTCCACTTGGAGTGTTCCATCACCAGGGGGAACAGAGACTGAAGACTACATTCACAGTTCCCCGTCCACCAGGAACGAAGAAGCCAGAGACAGCACTCTCACTCAATCGTCATTTCCTGAGACGTCCACAGGAACGCAAACTCTTGTTAGCCCTCCGAATGCGACTGAACATCACCACCCTCTGACATCAGAGGTGACTTTAGATTCCACATCCAGGATGTCCAGCACTGACCAATTGGATGAATCCTTCTCATCCACACCTCCAGTCGTCCCACCTGTAAGGAGCCCCACTCTTGTGTCCTACCAGGAACCCACAGTGGAACCCTCTGCTGAATCTTCTACTAGGACCGTTAGCTTCAGCACTCACAGCCTCAGCCAGAGCACAGAGGAGAGTTCATCTAAGAGCGAGGAGGAAAAACTGGGATTTAGTTTCACCACAGTGCCCCCACTGATTAGTAGCCCGACTAATCAGTATGACTCTCGCACGGAGACAACTGAGGTCTTCATCACGGCCACAGCAGTCACTGAAAGGTAATAAAGTGTTTCTTCTCCATGAATCCACAATGGCATCATTTTTACTGTTTTCTCCCAACAGATCTGAACTAACAAACAAGGCCGCGAGTACCTCAATGGTGTCTACCAGCAGCTTTCCACTCCTCGCCACCTCATCTTTCAAGCTCAGCAGGACGTCCGTTATCTCCACTCCCGACTCTCCAACCCAGCCCACCATCCCTCCCACGACCTCCGCAACAAATGCCCCCACGTTGACTCAGCAGACCTCTGCAACACCGACCGCTTCCCTCCCCAGCACCAACCAAGCCCCCTCATCGCCGACGGTGACCGCCGAGCCCGCCGAGCCCGCCGACGTCACCACCCCAAAGCAGGAAACTAGCGCGCGCACGCTGGTCGTCTCCACCCCGACCCGAAACCAACCAAGCACTGCTCCTCACACCCTCAACACCCCAACAAGAAGCACGGAGGCTCCGCACACcacccgcaaacaa from Syngnathus scovelli strain Florida chromosome 8, RoL_Ssco_1.2, whole genome shotgun sequence includes these protein-coding regions:
- the heg1 gene encoding protein HEG isoform X1, coding for MKTWSPEPVLALFLWGLAFSLPQPIGAESPVNSSPYAETSVFYSSSSTNEASNADYEFTSTSPTSESSSASSQKDLLLLTSSAGTEQTQTLREPTTRSLETVSGSTELFTSSHVGTSSEASSSRRNWNDALQTLNLPDVSAVVSDKTMLSWRSTEDSSLPQDSPVSHLRLGDAVSSQSQVLTDSIFISTTISRAGERTLLSVTSSSSDNISSSSAFTESSSSHQPPSTWSVPSPGGTETEDYIHSSPSTRNEEARDSTLTQSSFPETSTGTQTLVSPPNATEHHHPLTSEVTLDSTSRMSSTDQLDESFSSTPPVVPPVRSPTLVSYQEPTVEPSAESSTRTVSFSTHSLSQSTEESSSKSEEEKLGFSFTTVPPLISSPTNQYDSRTETTEVFITATAVTERSELTNKAASTSMVSTSSFPLLATSSFKLSRTSVISTPDSPTQPTIPPTTSATNAPTLTQQTSATPTASLPSTNQAPSSPTVTAEPAEPADVTTPKQETSARTLVVSTPTRNQPSTAPHTLNTPTRSTEAPHTTRKQTDRVTTKRVTLTTPVHVQPTKAAPTTGDPCLSNPCWNGGTCRSYEGRQFTCTCQQAWTGPTCNQDMDECEKDPCPVGSTCVNTRGSFNCECPLGFDLEDGRTCTKAKTFLGTFSVNKMSHDSSIFKSAAMHEIQREIIQLLNASLSHLSGYSRSTLSKKDLDGVHISAVNMFAKSSNVSSVEVYNSIQMFLKNCSSLQSHCHVVLHHRLTYHEESLCMAQRFQCNPERSTCTDISGTAQCQCLPGYYKHNLDDLSCLECGDGYKLENGTCVPCMFGFGGFNCGNFYKLIAVVVSPAGGALLLILIIVLIVTCCKRDKNDLNKIIFKNGDLQMSPYTDFPKSNRISMEWGRETIEMQENGSTKNLLQMTDIYYSPALRNSDLERNGLYPFTGLPGSRHSCIYPAQWNPSFISDDSRRRDYF
- the heg1 gene encoding protein HEG isoform X2, whose product is MKTWSPEPVLALFLWGLAFSLPQPIGAESPVNSSPYAETSVFYSSSSTNEASNADYEFTSTSPTSESSSASSQKDLLLLTSSAGTEQTQTLREPTTRSLETVSGSTELFTSSHVGTSSEASSSRRNWNDALQTLNLPDVSAVVSDKTMLSWRSTEDSSLPQDSPVSHLRLGDAVSSQSQVLTDSIFISTTISRAGERTLLSVTSSSSDNISSSSAFTESSSSHQPPSTWSVPSPGGTETEDYIHSSPSTRNEEARDSTLTQSSFPETSTGTQTLVSPPNATEHHHPLTSEVTLDSTSRMSSTDQLDESFSSTPPVVPPVRSPTLVSYQEPTVEPSAESSTRTVSFSTHSLSQSTEESSSKSEEEKLGFSFTTVPPLISSPTNQYDSRTETTEVFITATAVTERSELTNKAASTSMVSTSSFPLLATSSFKLSRTSVISTPDSPTQPTIPPTTSATNAPTLTQQTSATPTASLPSTNQAPSSPTVTAEPAEPADVTTPKQETSARTLVVSTPTRNQPSTAPHTLNTPTRSTEAPHTTRKQTDRVTTKRVTLTTPVHVQPTKAAPTRDPCLSNPCWNGGTCRSYEGRQFTCTCQQAWTGPTCNQDMDECEKDPCPVGSTCVNTRGSFNCECPLGFDLEDGRTCTKAKTFLGTFSVNKMSHDSSIFKSAAMHEIQREIIQLLNASLSHLSGYSRSTLSKKDLDGVHISAVNMFAKSSNVSSVEVYNSIQMFLKNCSSLQSHCHVVLHHRLTYHEESLCMAQRFQCNPERSTCTDISGTAQCQCLPGYYKHNLDDLSCLECGDGYKLENGTCVPCMFGFGGFNCGNFYKLIAVVVSPAGGALLLILIIVLIVTCCKRDKNDLNKIIFKNGDLQMSPYTDFPKSNRISMEWGRETIEMQENGSTKNLLQMTDIYYSPALRNSDLERNGLYPFTGLPGSRHSCIYPAQWNPSFISDDSRRRDYF